One Lycium barbarum isolate Lr01 chromosome 5, ASM1917538v2, whole genome shotgun sequence genomic window carries:
- the LOC132641533 gene encoding binding partner of ACD11 1 isoform X1, translated as MNPGGYTAEVTGLSPNATEKDVQDFFGFCGAIDHVEIVRAGEQASTAYVTFRNPHALETAVLLSGATILDQRVYITSWGHYQDEFDYWNHSSWNPQEESHSRQDPQGHYFVPSAGEAVTLTQDVVKTMLSQGYVLGKGALGKAKAFDESHGLSATAVSKVADLSERIGLTDKFCAGVEVARSMDQRYHIADTTRSAVSATGRTALSAASAVVNSSYFSKGALWMSGALSKAAQATADLGSRGTNK; from the exons ATGAATCCAGGGGGTTATACAGCAGAAGTTACAGGTCTTTCCCCTAATGCTACTGAGAAGGATGTTCAGGATTTCTTTGGTTTCTGTGGGGCAATTGATCATGTTGAGATTGTCAG AGCTGGTGAACAAGCAAGTACGGCCTATGTGACATTTAGAAATCCTCATGCCTTGGAAACGGCTGTTTTGCTGAGT GGGGCTACCATTTTGGATCAACGTGTGTACATAACCAGCTGGGGTCACTATCAAGATGAATTTGATTATTGGAATCATTCATCATGGAATCCTCAAGAAGAAAGTCATTCACGT CAGGACCCCCAAGGACACTATTTTGTTCCTTCTGCTGGGGAAGCTGTGACATTGACTCAAGATGTGGTGAAAACCATGCTATCTCAAGGGTATGTTCTTGGAAAGGGCGCATTGGGAAAAGCCAAAGCTTTTGACGAATCTCATGGGCTGTCAGCAACTGCAGTCTCCAAGGTTGCTGATTTAAGTGAGAGAATCGGCCTCACTGATAAGTTCTGTGCCGGGGTTGAAGTGGCCAGATCCATGGATCAGAGGTATCACATTGCCGATACGACCAGATCAGCTGTTTCAGCTACAGGTAGAACTGCTCTCTCTGCTGCAAGTGCTGTTGTCAACAGTAGCTATTTTTCCAAAGGAGCTCTTTGGATGTCTGGTGCTCTAAGTAAAGCGGCTCAAGCTACAGCTGATTTGGGTAGCCGAGGCACTAACAAATGA
- the LOC132641533 gene encoding binding partner of ACD11 1 isoform X2, which yields MNPGGYTAEVTGLSPNATEKDVQDFFGFCGAIDHVEIVRAGEQASTAYVTFRNPHALETAVLLSGATILDQRVYITSWGHYQDEFDYWNHSSWNPQEESHSRDPQGHYFVPSAGEAVTLTQDVVKTMLSQGYVLGKGALGKAKAFDESHGLSATAVSKVADLSERIGLTDKFCAGVEVARSMDQRYHIADTTRSAVSATGRTALSAASAVVNSSYFSKGALWMSGALSKAAQATADLGSRGTNK from the exons ATGAATCCAGGGGGTTATACAGCAGAAGTTACAGGTCTTTCCCCTAATGCTACTGAGAAGGATGTTCAGGATTTCTTTGGTTTCTGTGGGGCAATTGATCATGTTGAGATTGTCAG AGCTGGTGAACAAGCAAGTACGGCCTATGTGACATTTAGAAATCCTCATGCCTTGGAAACGGCTGTTTTGCTGAGT GGGGCTACCATTTTGGATCAACGTGTGTACATAACCAGCTGGGGTCACTATCAAGATGAATTTGATTATTGGAATCATTCATCATGGAATCCTCAAGAAGAAAGTCATTCACGT GACCCCCAAGGACACTATTTTGTTCCTTCTGCTGGGGAAGCTGTGACATTGACTCAAGATGTGGTGAAAACCATGCTATCTCAAGGGTATGTTCTTGGAAAGGGCGCATTGGGAAAAGCCAAAGCTTTTGACGAATCTCATGGGCTGTCAGCAACTGCAGTCTCCAAGGTTGCTGATTTAAGTGAGAGAATCGGCCTCACTGATAAGTTCTGTGCCGGGGTTGAAGTGGCCAGATCCATGGATCAGAGGTATCACATTGCCGATACGACCAGATCAGCTGTTTCAGCTACAGGTAGAACTGCTCTCTCTGCTGCAAGTGCTGTTGTCAACAGTAGCTATTTTTCCAAAGGAGCTCTTTGGATGTCTGGTGCTCTAAGTAAAGCGGCTCAAGCTACAGCTGATTTGGGTAGCCGAGGCACTAACAAATGA